TCAAATCCCTCACGTCCACGGCCTTAAAACCTCCCTTCGTGATCTTTGCGCCAGGGGGCTAGAAACCGCCTTGGCTCCAAAAAACCCGGTACTTCCTTACGAAGCCCATTGGAAGGTACGACATCTTGGCCTCCCTGAGCCCAGGGTCCCCCATGTCCTCCTCCCGGTTTATAACCTTGAACCTATCCAGGTTGTGAAGGGCGAACTCCCGGTTTATCACCTGGTAGGCGCTGGCGTAGGAGGGGTCCGCCTTCTCGAAGTGCACGTACAGCACGTCCCCCGCCCCCTCCCCTATGGCGTAGGCCACCACGGCCCCCGCCACCTCCACGTACCCCCCCACCAGGGAGTGGAAGCGGCCGTAGTTCTCGAGGATACTCACCACCGCCCGGTTCTCCCCCTCCAGCATGAAGGAGCTGCCGCAGTCCCGGGCGGAGCACCACCGGCGCTGGAAGTCCAAAATGCGCGGCACGTCCCCTTCGGTTATCTCCCGGTAGGAGTATTTAAACGTCTTGGCGAAACGGTTCACGTGGTTGCGCTTCCTCATGTAGCGGTTGCCCCTAAGGTGCGCCAGCTCCTCCGCCAGGTGCAGGTACTCAAAGGCGTCCCGGTCCTCCTCGATCCTTATGCGGTCCGGCATGGCCCGCTGCCACATGAGGGCGGTCTCCTCCGGCACCGAGGCCATCTCCCCCTGGCCCCCCAGGGCCTGGCGGAACTCCGCCTCCCAGTCCACGCCATCGTAGCAGCCCACCGGCGAAAGGTACAGCCTCCTGGGCAGTTCCTGCCTTATCCAGCAGAGGCGCTCCCCGAAGGCCAGGTGATAACCCAAGGTCTCGTGCCATCCGAAGAGCACCGGGAACCGGTGGTCCGCGGTGGCGGGGGAGAGCCGCAAAAGCTCCTCGTACCTATCCATCATGGAAAGCCCTATGGGCTCGTATCGAATCATCAACCAATCCTCCTTTGTCCCTATTATCCCATCGAAAGGGGGCAAAACGCCAACGCCTAAAAAAAGATCGCCCCAGGTCGAAGAGGGGCAAAAACTCCATGAAAAAACAACCGCCCCCCGGGCGGGGCTTAAAATGATGCTATTGACAGACAATAAACCCCGCGGTATTATTCGTTCACGAAAAGAGAGAGGCCCAAGGAAGTAAAACACACCCAAGGAACGCAGGAGGATTGAGCAGCCATGATATTCGACCCCCAGTACATCATAAAGATGGAGCTGGTTCTGGCCGGCAAGGAAGAAATCAACGACGAAATCTACAAGTTGCTTAGATCCGTGGCCATGTAGGCC
Above is a window of Thermanaerothrix sp. DNA encoding:
- a CDS encoding phosphatidylglycerol lysyltransferase domain-containing protein, whose protein sequence is MIRYEPIGLSMMDRYEELLRLSPATADHRFPVLFGWHETLGYHLAFGERLCWIRQELPRRLYLSPVGCYDGVDWEAEFRQALGGQGEMASVPEETALMWQRAMPDRIRIEEDRDAFEYLHLAEELAHLRGNRYMRKRNHVNRFAKTFKYSYREITEGDVPRILDFQRRWCSARDCGSSFMLEGENRAVVSILENYGRFHSLVGGYVEVAGAVVAYAIGEGAGDVLYVHFEKADPSYASAYQVINREFALHNLDRFKVINREEDMGDPGLREAKMSYLPMGFVRKYRVFWSQGGF